A single window of Mycolicibacterium aurum DNA harbors:
- a CDS encoding GAF domain-containing protein has product MGNLIAAVNASIDPGALMRRIAEQMCLFTPKADGAAVSILTPNDEFVVVSAYGLVDSLLGLALPVEGTFQGMAVATGRPQVSVDAPADLSLTPEVRDIGVRLGIHSLVVSPCCTEG; this is encoded by the coding sequence ATGGGGAATTTGATCGCGGCAGTGAACGCGTCGATCGATCCTGGCGCGTTGATGCGCAGGATCGCCGAGCAGATGTGCCTGTTCACCCCGAAGGCCGACGGCGCGGCGGTCAGCATCCTCACACCGAACGACGAGTTCGTCGTCGTGTCGGCGTACGGCCTTGTCGACTCACTTCTCGGCCTCGCCCTCCCGGTGGAGGGAACCTTCCAGGGGATGGCAGTGGCGACCGGGCGCCCGCAGGTCAGTGTCGACGCCCCTGCCGACCTGTCCCTGACGCCGGAGGTGCGCGACATCGGAGTGCGCCTGGGGATTCACTCACTGGTCGTATCCCCCTGCTGCACCGAGGGGTGA
- a CDS encoding TetR-like C-terminal domain-containing protein produces the protein MTADRRGDGKTPGRPRDGRIDAAIIAATRELILQTGYSALSLSAIAARAGTTTAAIYRRWSGKVHLVHEAVLSHETITAPSGSGDVAQDIRALVESTRAMFDRPEVRVALPGLIADTVADPELHSMMIARLAGNLTAFESRFGQGRRDDDELPMLAEVVAGSAIFRILIRNDAALDQAWVDAMTEMITQRWPSGT, from the coding sequence ATGACAGCAGATCGGCGCGGCGATGGCAAGACGCCCGGGCGGCCGCGCGACGGCAGGATCGACGCGGCGATCATCGCCGCCACCCGCGAGTTGATCCTGCAGACGGGTTACTCCGCGCTGTCGCTGTCCGCGATCGCCGCCCGCGCCGGGACGACAACGGCCGCGATCTACCGGCGGTGGTCGGGCAAGGTCCATCTCGTCCACGAGGCGGTGCTCTCACACGAGACGATCACGGCGCCGAGTGGTTCCGGCGATGTGGCCCAGGATATCCGGGCGCTGGTCGAGTCCACGCGTGCGATGTTCGACAGGCCCGAAGTCCGGGTCGCACTGCCCGGTCTGATCGCCGACACGGTCGCGGACCCGGAGTTGCACAGCATGATGATCGCCCGGCTCGCGGGCAATCTGACCGCCTTCGAAAGCCGATTCGGTCAGGGGCGCCGCGACGACGACGAGCTGCCGATGCTCGCCGAGGTCGTCGCCGGCAGCGCGATTTTCCGGATCTTGATCCGCAATGACGCCGCCCTCGACCAGGCATGGGTCGATGCGATGACCGAGATGATCACGCAGCGCTGGCCTTCCGGTACCTGA
- a CDS encoding TIGR03617 family F420-dependent LLM class oxidoreductase: MKIMTALFGPTDAVERAALLKEAGASGVFTFEGPFDVFTPLVLASAVKGLDVMSNVAIAFPRNPIHLAHQANDLQLVTEGRFILGLGTQVRAQIEKRYGVEFDRPVARMKEMVGALRAIFATWNDGERLNFRGEYYRHTLMTPTFNPGPNPFGPPPIYLGALGPRLTRATAEVADGLLVMPFGSKRFLHETTMPAVREGLAAAGRSEDEFAVVPEIIVSVGSEDQDHTSTRMLLAFYGSTPAYRPVLDAHGWGDLQPELNAMSKQGRWQEMATLIDDEVLHTIAACGTPAEIARHIRDRVDGVSDRICLYQPGPIAVDALAEIVDALS, translated from the coding sequence ATGAAGATCATGACGGCGCTGTTCGGACCGACCGACGCGGTCGAACGAGCCGCCCTTCTCAAAGAGGCCGGCGCGTCCGGCGTATTCACCTTCGAAGGCCCCTTCGACGTCTTCACGCCGCTGGTGCTGGCGTCTGCGGTCAAGGGCCTCGACGTGATGTCCAACGTCGCGATCGCATTCCCGCGCAATCCGATCCACCTCGCGCATCAGGCCAACGATCTGCAGCTGGTGACCGAGGGGCGATTCATCCTCGGCCTGGGCACGCAGGTACGCGCACAGATCGAGAAGCGCTACGGGGTGGAGTTCGACCGGCCGGTCGCGCGGATGAAGGAGATGGTCGGGGCGCTGCGGGCGATCTTCGCCACCTGGAACGACGGCGAGCGGTTGAACTTCCGCGGCGAGTACTACCGCCACACGTTGATGACCCCGACCTTCAACCCCGGCCCCAACCCGTTCGGCCCGCCCCCGATCTATCTCGGCGCGCTCGGTCCGCGGTTGACCCGCGCCACCGCGGAGGTGGCCGACGGCCTGCTGGTGATGCCGTTCGGATCGAAACGGTTCCTACACGAGACGACGATGCCCGCCGTACGGGAGGGACTCGCCGCAGCCGGACGCAGTGAGGACGAGTTCGCGGTGGTGCCGGAGATCATCGTGTCGGTCGGTTCCGAGGACCAGGACCACACGTCGACCCGAATGTTGTTGGCTTTCTACGGTTCCACCCCCGCCTACCGCCCGGTGCTCGATGCCCACGGGTGGGGCGACCTGCAGCCGGAGCTGAACGCGATGTCCAAGCAGGGCCGCTGGCAGGAGATGGCCACCCTCATCGACGACGAAGTGCTCCACACCATCGCCGCCTGCGGCACTCCTGCCGAGATCGCCAGGCACATCCGAGACCGCGTCGACGGGGTGTCCGACCGGATCTGCCTGTATCAACCAGGCCCCATCGCCGTGGATGCACTCGCCGAGATCGTGGACGCGCTGAGCTGA
- a CDS encoding PEP/pyruvate-binding domain-containing protein: MAPRTIEFDDITDDRFGGKAAGLAELRRLGLAVPVGFVIANASAEGAPDDAAARFAQMTDAGATPVAVRSSAVGEDGVEQSFAGQYDTVLGVDSVDGFAAAVRKCAASVGSQRAESYSGHSAAVMNVVVQQMVDARAAGVVFTADPATGRRDLMVIDAIAGLGEALVDGSASPDHIVLNPDGTTAVCEVSAEAVLSAEDVTEIRSGALRAADHWGRPMDLEWAIDQAGKLWWLQARPITTLPGDLNEMDSPVAGASHVYTRCNIGEMMPGAFCPLTASVSGFAIDYAMQMTQVVARAQDDYDTPWLQVGYFYGHMFLNMTEGTALSSGILGNSLEQFSMSICGRVVDELEAKPPEPFARKLVNTIRLSSYALSAGPAIRRLSTQISGFRIPTSDDPKVVLQQLESGVDLYCEVTLTHVRSSSRAAVAANILESFLVRDAVKNGRTEEEGQAEAIQLMAGAADVESAMMLSELDAVVGAIAEDRDVAEKFLSATPEDAVTGLRAAPHRSGVALRQFLIRHGHRGYRELCMRDPSWAEDPGGLGSMMQVMVRSALDPVDRGPIHRQADAPRSRAVRFLARLAQGGARGREETKSKMALMAHALKRGYHHLGQVLAGTGRLPDADLVFFFDRGELHRVVNDADITEFVQRAVKRREALAFQDSLEFDDVSVGRPTPVVAPPPSTFADDVIAGRPASRGTVEGIVRVAKSIQDARDVQRGEILVAPVTDVGWTPFFTVIGALVTDIGSSVSHGAVVAREYGLPCVVNTLVATQVLKTGDHVRVDGDRGLVTRLSS, encoded by the coding sequence ATGGCACCGAGAACGATCGAATTCGACGACATCACCGACGACCGATTCGGCGGCAAGGCGGCCGGCCTCGCGGAACTGCGCCGCCTCGGGCTCGCCGTGCCCGTCGGGTTCGTCATTGCGAACGCCTCGGCAGAGGGCGCCCCCGACGACGCGGCGGCCAGGTTCGCACAGATGACCGACGCCGGTGCGACCCCGGTGGCCGTGAGATCGTCGGCGGTCGGGGAAGACGGCGTCGAGCAGTCCTTCGCCGGCCAGTACGACACCGTGCTCGGCGTCGATTCCGTCGATGGCTTCGCCGCGGCCGTGCGCAAGTGCGCCGCCTCGGTGGGTTCCCAACGCGCCGAGTCCTACAGCGGGCATTCCGCCGCCGTCATGAACGTCGTCGTGCAGCAGATGGTCGACGCGCGGGCGGCCGGTGTGGTGTTCACCGCGGATCCGGCCACGGGGCGGCGCGATCTCATGGTGATCGACGCCATCGCCGGGCTCGGCGAAGCACTTGTCGACGGAAGCGCCTCCCCCGACCACATCGTGCTCAACCCCGACGGCACGACCGCGGTCTGCGAGGTGAGCGCCGAGGCGGTGCTGTCGGCCGAGGACGTCACCGAGATCCGGTCAGGGGCACTCCGCGCTGCCGACCACTGGGGCAGGCCTATGGATCTGGAGTGGGCGATCGACCAGGCCGGGAAGCTGTGGTGGCTGCAGGCACGGCCCATCACCACGCTGCCCGGGGACCTCAACGAGATGGACTCCCCGGTCGCCGGTGCCTCGCATGTCTATACGCGCTGCAACATCGGCGAGATGATGCCGGGTGCGTTCTGTCCGCTGACGGCATCGGTGTCGGGATTTGCCATCGACTACGCCATGCAGATGACGCAGGTGGTGGCCCGAGCCCAGGACGACTATGACACGCCGTGGCTCCAGGTCGGCTACTTCTATGGTCACATGTTCTTGAACATGACCGAGGGGACGGCGCTGAGCTCAGGCATCCTGGGCAACTCCCTCGAACAGTTCTCGATGTCGATCTGCGGGCGCGTGGTCGACGAGCTGGAGGCCAAGCCGCCGGAGCCGTTCGCCCGCAAGCTCGTCAACACGATCCGGCTGTCGTCCTACGCGCTGTCGGCCGGTCCGGCGATCCGCAGGCTGAGCACTCAGATCTCCGGCTTCCGGATCCCGACCAGTGACGACCCGAAGGTTGTCCTGCAGCAGCTGGAGTCCGGCGTCGACCTGTACTGCGAGGTCACGCTCACCCACGTGCGGTCATCCTCACGCGCGGCGGTGGCGGCCAACATCCTGGAGAGCTTCCTGGTCAGAGACGCGGTCAAGAACGGCCGCACCGAAGAAGAGGGCCAGGCCGAGGCGATCCAGCTCATGGCGGGCGCTGCCGACGTCGAGAGCGCGATGATGCTCTCCGAACTCGACGCCGTCGTAGGGGCCATCGCAGAAGACCGTGACGTCGCCGAGAAGTTCCTTTCCGCGACTCCCGAGGACGCGGTGACCGGGTTGCGCGCCGCCCCGCACAGAAGCGGTGTGGCGTTGCGGCAGTTCCTGATTCGACACGGTCACCGCGGCTACCGCGAGCTGTGCATGCGCGATCCGTCCTGGGCCGAGGATCCCGGCGGACTGGGTTCGATGATGCAGGTCATGGTGCGCTCAGCTCTGGATCCCGTCGATCGCGGCCCGATCCACAGACAGGCCGACGCGCCGCGCTCACGGGCCGTCAGGTTTCTCGCCCGGCTCGCTCAGGGCGGTGCGCGCGGGCGCGAGGAGACCAAGTCCAAGATGGCGCTGATGGCGCACGCGCTCAAGCGCGGGTACCACCATCTGGGTCAGGTGCTGGCCGGCACGGGACGGCTACCCGACGCCGATCTGGTGTTTTTCTTCGACCGTGGCGAGTTGCATCGTGTCGTGAACGACGCGGACATCACCGAGTTCGTCCAGCGTGCGGTCAAGCGGCGGGAAGCACTGGCGTTCCAGGACTCGCTGGAATTCGACGACGTGTCGGTGGGCCGCCCTACGCCGGTGGTCGCGCCGCCGCCGAGCACCTTCGCCGACGATGTGATCGCCGGCCGGCCCGCCAGCCGCGGGACGGTGGAAGGCATTGTCCGCGTGGCGAAATCGATCCAGGATGCGCGAGACGTGCAGCGCGGAGAGATCCTGGTGGCACCGGTGACCGATGTGGGGTGGACGCCGTTCTTCACCGTCATCGGCGCACTGGTCACCGACATCGGCAGCTCGGTCTCCCACGGTGCCGTCGTGGCGCGCGAGTACGGTCTGCCCTGCGTGGTGAACACGCTGGTGGCCACGCAGGTGCTGAAGACCGGCGACCACGTGCGTGTCGACGGTGACCGAGGCCTGGTCACCCGGCTCAGTTCTTGA
- a CDS encoding ArsR/SmtB family transcription factor: MGDVFKALADPTRRIILDELTDGDGQTLFEICGRLTTRHGITSSRQATSQHLAVLESAGLVETRREGRYKFHHINTTPLLQISERWLTSTEGGST; this comes from the coding sequence GTGGGTGATGTGTTCAAGGCATTGGCGGATCCCACGCGCCGCATCATTCTCGACGAGTTGACCGACGGGGACGGTCAGACACTGTTCGAGATCTGCGGACGTCTGACCACCCGCCACGGGATCACGTCTTCTCGCCAGGCGACATCTCAGCACCTTGCCGTGCTGGAGTCGGCGGGACTGGTCGAGACCCGCCGTGAAGGTCGCTACAAGTTCCACCACATCAACACCACACCGCTGCTGCAGATCAGCGAGCGTTGGCTCACCAGCACCGAGGGAGGATCGACATGA
- a CDS encoding VOC family protein — protein sequence MRISYASMLVDDQDRALRFYTDILGFAVKHDVPMGDARWITVVSPEDPDGTELVLEPDAHPAVKPFKDALVADGIPFTAFVVSDVGAEYERLRALGVRFTQQPTDMGPVTTAVLDDTCGNLVQIQSTTG from the coding sequence ATGAGAATCAGCTACGCCAGCATGCTCGTCGACGACCAGGACAGGGCGCTGCGCTTCTACACCGACATCCTCGGCTTCGCCGTCAAACACGACGTGCCGATGGGCGACGCCCGGTGGATCACCGTGGTCTCGCCGGAAGACCCCGACGGCACCGAACTGGTCCTGGAACCCGATGCCCATCCCGCCGTCAAACCGTTCAAGGACGCCCTGGTTGCCGACGGCATTCCGTTCACGGCATTCGTCGTTTCCGACGTCGGCGCCGAGTACGAGCGGCTGCGGGCCCTGGGCGTACGGTTCACCCAGCAACCCACCGACATGGGTCCGGTGACCACAGCAGTGCTCGACGACACGTGCGGCAACCTCGTACAGATCCAGAGCACGACGGGCTAA
- a CDS encoding DUF7064 domain-containing protein has protein sequence MNSSLRPHLIQRPADLTAEWLTAAIGEGAVADFTTDRIGTGQMSECYRVALRYADGATGPASMVLKVAAADPSSRQTGLAMGLYEREVRFYTDIAPGLDGPVAPCRHAAYDAETGAFDLLLADAAPASVGDEIRGATVEQAKLALTQLGRVHGPLLGDPALAGAAWINRESPVNQGLITALYAGYIDRYRDEIAPEHRLVCERFVETFDAYMAAENDSELPRGLVHGDFRLDNLLFGEAGADRPLTVVDWQTVTWGPAFTDVAYFLGCALPVEQRREHYDTLLGAYHEALGPGSGVTLDDVREGVRHQSFFGVLMAIVSPMLVARTERGDAMFMAMIARHCQHVLDNGALELLPTPTVPEPLQPNPEDEGRHAPTDEPLWSESWYFDFVDPAQEFGGWIRLGLIPNQNQAWVNGLLCAPGKPTIAVLDFAAPVPDDHTRARADGIEVDQEVVEPLRKYRVSLRGRGQAHDDPAALLRSEAGRPVDVDIDLVWTTVGQPYQYRISPRYEIPCTVTGTVSADGHSHELVDISGQRDHSWAARDWWSMDWVWSALHLDDGTHIHGVQILVPGAPPLSVGYLQRAGAPLVELTRVAAQTTFADNDLPVSAELDYGDVHARIDVRGHAPVLLTAPDGRVSRFPRAWGTVVTADGRTGTGWIEWNRNTG, from the coding sequence GTGAACTCGTCGTTGCGTCCACATTTGATCCAGCGTCCCGCCGATCTGACGGCCGAGTGGCTCACCGCGGCGATCGGGGAGGGCGCGGTTGCCGACTTCACCACCGATCGCATCGGCACGGGCCAGATGAGCGAGTGCTACCGCGTCGCTCTGCGCTACGCCGACGGCGCCACGGGACCGGCGTCCATGGTGCTCAAGGTCGCGGCCGCGGATCCGAGCAGCCGCCAGACAGGTCTGGCGATGGGCCTCTACGAGCGTGAGGTGCGCTTCTACACCGACATCGCGCCGGGGCTGGACGGGCCTGTCGCACCGTGCCGGCACGCGGCGTATGACGCGGAGACCGGAGCCTTCGATCTGTTGCTCGCCGACGCGGCGCCGGCGAGCGTGGGTGACGAGATCCGCGGCGCCACAGTCGAACAGGCGAAGCTGGCGCTGACCCAGCTCGGGCGGGTCCACGGTCCGCTGCTCGGCGATCCGGCCCTGGCAGGCGCGGCGTGGATCAACCGGGAGTCGCCGGTCAACCAGGGGCTCATCACAGCCCTCTACGCCGGCTACATCGACCGCTACCGCGACGAGATCGCCCCCGAACACCGACTCGTCTGCGAGCGGTTCGTCGAGACGTTCGACGCGTACATGGCAGCGGAGAACGACTCCGAGCTGCCCCGCGGACTCGTCCACGGCGACTTCCGGCTCGACAACCTGCTCTTCGGTGAAGCCGGTGCGGACCGGCCTTTGACCGTCGTGGACTGGCAGACGGTCACGTGGGGCCCCGCCTTCACCGACGTCGCCTACTTCCTCGGATGTGCGCTGCCCGTGGAGCAGCGGCGCGAGCACTACGACACGCTGCTGGGCGCCTACCACGAAGCGCTCGGGCCCGGCTCGGGGGTGACTCTCGATGACGTGCGAGAGGGGGTGCGGCACCAGAGCTTCTTCGGCGTGTTGATGGCGATCGTGTCGCCGATGCTGGTGGCGCGCACCGAGCGCGGTGATGCCATGTTCATGGCGATGATCGCGCGGCACTGTCAGCACGTCCTCGACAACGGCGCCCTCGAGCTTCTTCCCACACCGACGGTGCCGGAACCCTTGCAGCCCAACCCGGAAGACGAAGGGCGGCATGCGCCCACCGATGAGCCGCTGTGGAGCGAGAGCTGGTACTTCGACTTCGTGGACCCCGCGCAGGAGTTCGGGGGCTGGATCCGACTCGGGCTGATCCCCAACCAGAACCAGGCCTGGGTGAATGGACTGCTATGCGCTCCAGGCAAGCCGACCATCGCCGTTCTCGACTTCGCGGCCCCGGTGCCCGACGACCACACCCGTGCTCGCGCGGACGGTATCGAGGTGGACCAGGAGGTGGTCGAGCCGCTGCGCAAATACCGGGTCTCGCTGCGCGGACGCGGGCAGGCCCACGACGACCCGGCGGCACTTCTGCGCAGCGAGGCGGGCAGGCCCGTCGACGTCGACATCGATCTGGTCTGGACCACCGTCGGGCAGCCGTATCAGTACCGCATCTCACCGCGGTACGAAATCCCCTGCACGGTAACGGGAACCGTGTCCGCGGACGGGCATTCCCATGAACTCGTCGACATTTCCGGTCAGCGTGACCATTCGTGGGCGGCCAGGGACTGGTGGAGCATGGACTGGGTGTGGAGCGCCCTGCACCTCGACGACGGCACGCATATCCACGGCGTGCAGATCCTGGTGCCGGGCGCGCCGCCTCTGTCGGTCGGTTACCTACAGCGCGCCGGGGCACCGCTCGTCGAGCTGACGCGGGTCGCCGCGCAGACGACCTTCGCCGACAACGACCTACCGGTGTCCGCAGAACTGGACTACGGGGATGTCCACGCCCGCATCGACGTTCGCGGACATGCGCCGGTGTTGCTGACCGCGCCGGACGGGCGAGTGAGCCGCTTCCCCCGGGCATGGGGCACGGTCGTCACCGCCGACGGCCGCACCGGGACCGGCTGGATCGAGTGGAACCGCAACACCGGTTAG
- a CDS encoding SDR family NAD(P)-dependent oxidoreductase has product MKVLITGGTGFVGAWTAKAAQDAGHEVRFLVRSPERLTTSAERIGVDIADHVVGDIADGEATAAALDGCDAVIHCAAMVSTDPSRADEMLHTNLEGARNVLGGAVRAGIDPIVHVSSFTALFRPDLEVLHADLPVVGGNDGYGRSKAAVEAYARGLQDGGAPVDITYPGMVLGPPAGDQFGEAAEGVEAAVKMHAVPGRSAAWIVIDVRDLAALHVALLEPGRGPRRYMAGGQRVSVEQLATLIGAAAGQSLVALPVPDIALRSAGRLLDVVGPLLPFETPINSAAMQYYTQMPASDDTPSKTDLGITQRDPAETLADTVDGLRAVGRL; this is encoded by the coding sequence ATGAAGGTACTGATCACTGGCGGTACGGGGTTCGTCGGAGCGTGGACCGCCAAAGCCGCCCAGGACGCCGGACACGAGGTCCGCTTCCTGGTCCGCTCGCCCGAACGGCTGACCACCAGTGCCGAACGCATCGGCGTCGACATCGCTGATCACGTGGTCGGCGACATCGCCGACGGCGAGGCGACCGCAGCGGCCCTCGACGGGTGCGACGCGGTCATCCACTGTGCCGCAATGGTTTCCACCGATCCGAGCCGCGCGGACGAGATGCTGCACACCAACCTGGAGGGCGCCCGCAACGTCCTCGGCGGCGCCGTCCGTGCCGGTATCGACCCGATCGTGCACGTCTCCAGCTTCACCGCGCTCTTCCGGCCGGACCTGGAGGTGCTGCACGCGGACCTGCCGGTGGTAGGCGGCAACGACGGCTACGGCCGTTCCAAGGCCGCCGTCGAGGCCTACGCCAGGGGCCTGCAGGATGGCGGCGCTCCGGTCGACATCACCTATCCCGGGATGGTGCTCGGCCCGCCCGCCGGCGATCAGTTCGGTGAAGCTGCCGAGGGCGTCGAGGCGGCGGTCAAGATGCACGCGGTACCGGGACGCAGCGCCGCATGGATCGTCATCGACGTCCGCGACCTCGCCGCGCTGCACGTGGCCCTGCTCGAGCCCGGTCGCGGACCCCGCCGATACATGGCGGGTGGACAACGGGTTTCGGTCGAGCAGCTGGCCACACTGATCGGCGCGGCAGCCGGCCAGTCGCTGGTGGCGTTGCCCGTTCCGGACATCGCGCTGCGCAGCGCGGGTCGCCTTCTCGATGTCGTCGGACCCCTTCTGCCGTTCGAGACACCGATAAATTCCGCGGCCATGCAGTACTACACCCAGATGCCGGCATCGGACGACACACCCAGCAAAACCGACCTGGGCATCACTCAGCGCGATCCCGCCGAGACGCTCGCCGACACTGTCGACGGCCTGAGGGCGGTGGGCAGGCTCTAG
- a CDS encoding TetR/AcrR family transcriptional regulator, giving the protein MNAPARRRHHGSRRDPAINDAVLDATRTLLVTRGYSATSIDLIAATAKVSRPAIYRRWRSKAHLIHEAAFPDLGPAPCEDDIAAEITRLCRGALLMYADPVVREAVPGLLHDLRLEPAMRRLINDRLEAAARRQLARQLADGVESGTVRPAVNADSVMDVVAGAAWYAVCVRKITDIDTAADQLADLVLRGVLGDGQR; this is encoded by the coding sequence GTGAACGCACCGGCCCGGAGGCGACACCACGGGTCGCGTCGCGACCCGGCGATCAACGACGCCGTTCTCGATGCCACCCGCACACTGCTGGTGACCCGTGGCTACTCGGCGACGTCCATCGACCTCATCGCCGCCACCGCGAAGGTCAGCCGACCGGCCATCTACCGGCGCTGGCGATCAAAAGCTCATCTCATCCACGAGGCGGCCTTCCCGGACCTGGGTCCGGCCCCCTGTGAAGACGACATTGCCGCCGAGATCACCCGGTTGTGCCGTGGCGCACTGCTGATGTACGCCGATCCCGTTGTGCGTGAAGCAGTCCCAGGACTACTGCACGACCTTCGGCTGGAGCCGGCGATGCGCAGGCTGATCAACGACCGTCTGGAGGCCGCGGCACGCCGCCAGCTCGCCCGCCAACTCGCCGACGGCGTCGAGAGCGGCACCGTCCGCCCGGCTGTCAATGCCGACAGCGTCATGGACGTGGTAGCCGGTGCCGCCTGGTACGCGGTCTGCGTCCGCAAGATCACCGACATCGACACCGCTGCCGACCAGCTCGCGGACCTGGTTCTTCGCGGGGTGCTCGGCGACGGCCAACGCTAG